The nucleotide window aagagaaaatatctcaaacaaacaaacaccccccccccctccaaaaaaaaataatttaaaaatataaaaaaaacaaccaaaaaaaaaaaacccaacaacaacaaagaaacaGCATAACAATATGACATAATATTCATTAATGGTCTCAATCCTTTTTCctacataaatatattttaaaatgagaaATATACTTTCATTTATCAGGAATCTATTACATCTCTctctccacacacacacaacagcACAGCATGTTTTGCTTTCCCCGTTGACAAGGTTACCGCACAAAGACTTGCCCCCGTTAGATTGACCCAGACAAGAACGGATGTTTATCTCCGAGTGCTTATTCAGTAGGTCAAATACCTAGAAATTCCAATTTTTAGAAATGCGTGGAAcacatttcaaaactttttttttaaacttttggTTTCGTACCGTAGGTCTAGGTGTTTTAAAGCTGCCTTTTGGACGTCCTCTAGGACGCTTAGGTTTGGGCTCTGCATCTTCTGGCTACAAATGCACAAAGACAAATTCAATTCTTCCCTGAACAAAGGAAAATTTGCTGTAGCAAGCACCACAGCATTGCTTGCTTCACTGTTGCACAAGTCCAATGCACAAAATAGTTCTGTACCCAATCGTAGTAAATTTCTTcagaatatgaaaaatgaatcaTTCAGTATacgaaaaattaaaaaaagaatatctCTCAAaagattttaatcatttttattcattaagTAGCTTCAAGATCAAGAGAAATTTATTTGAAtgcagatttattttttttaaattgtgcaAGTTAAAATTCGTAAACAATTTATCACAACTAAATTGTGCAGATtatgatattttacaaataacgaaattaattctttttcaaatatcGGGTACATAGAAATCGAAATGCAAATGTGGCCACTCAACAAAGAGATAACATCGCGTTCAATGCAAATGTTGTTTTGGCTTGGCCCTCGTGTCTCTCCATGCCTTTGTTGGCGATAGCGGGATCACACACGTGACAAAGAACATTCCCGGTCTTACCTCCTCTTTCTTTTCCTTTCGGGGTCTTCCTCGACCCCTCTTCTTGCAAGGCCTGCCTCTTGGTCCCTTGGGTTTCACCTCCTAAAACATGTACAATGAGAATATTCAGTGTCCTGTAAAACATGGCTGTTGCATCAGGACATAGTAATTCTATAGGAgattaaaagattaaaatgTAAGAAGTGCAGTTTGAAATGTCTCGTTGTTGGAATGTCAAAGAAAAGATTTGCTTATTCCACACCAAAGTGTGTCAACTGCTTCTAAATATGATGTCAGCGGTGTTGCACAAGATGTAAGAgaaaatttataaatgtaaCTATAATTCGTTTGAAGAAATCCTATAGGACAGTTAAAGTGGTGGATTCCTTTACCAAAACAGAGCTttgcttgaaaaaaaaaaagagaaaacatCTCAAACAAACACCCCCCAatccaaaaaataataatttgagaatataaaaaaaaaaaaaccaacaaaaaaagccccaacaacaacaaagaaacatAGTATAACAATATGACATAATATTCATTAATGGTCTCAATCCTTTTTCctacataaatatattttaaaatgagaaATATACTTTCATTTATCAGGAATCTATTACATCTCTCTCTCCACACAAACACAACAGCACAGCATGTTTTGCTTTCCCTGTTGACAAGGTTACCGCATAAACACTTGCCCACGTTAGATTGACCCAGATAAGAACAGATGTTTATCTCCGAGTGCTTATTCAGTAGGTCAAATACCTAGAAATTCCAATTTTTAGAAATGTGTGGGacacattttaaaacttttttttaaacttttggTTTCGTACCATAGGTCTAGGTGTTTTAAAGCTGCCTTTTGGTCGTCCTCTAGGACGCTTAGGTTTGGGCTCTGCATCTTCTGGCTACAAATGCACAAAGACAAATTCAATTCTTCCCTGAACAAAGGAAAATTTGCTGCAGCAAGCACCACAGCATTGCTTGCTTCACTGTTGCACAAGTCCAATGCACAAAATAGTTCTGTACCCAATCGTAGTAAATTTCTTcagaatatgaaaaatgaatcaTTCAGTATAcgaaaaattaagaaaagaataTCTCTCAAAAgatattaatcatttttattcattaattaGCTTCAAGATCAAGAGAAATTTATTTGaatccagatttttttttaaaaattgcgcAGGTTAAAATTCGTAAACAATTTATCACAACTAAATTGTGCAGATtatgatattttacaaataatgaaattaattctttttcaaatatcGGGTACATGGAAATCGAAATGCATATGTGGCCACTCAACAAAGAGATAACATCGCGTTCAATGCAAATGTTGTTTTGGCTTGGCCCTCATGTCTCTCCATGCCTTTGTTAGCAATAGCGGGATCAAACACGTGACAAAGAAAATTCCCGGTCTTACCTCCTCTTTCTTTTCCTTTCGGGGTCTTCCTCGACCCCTCTTCTTGCAAGGCCTGCCTCTTGGTCTCTTGGGTTTCACCTCCTAAAACATGtacaatgctcactaagaataccccccgcttaccccaatctcccaaagggtgttggtaataggtataaactacctcctttctgagtgtaaaaaacaaatgccatgacaaaccgaaccatattgctacttcgatgtccagtgcgcatgacctttgaccttttaaccccaaaatcgatagggaacatcttcatcccatgggtagtccatatgtatgatatggtgactgtaggtggaaaggataacgctttagagcccggaaaccatattgctacttcgatgtccagtgtgcttgatctttgaccttttgaccccaaaatcgacagggaacatcttcatcccatgggtagtccatatgtatgatatggtgatagtaggtggaaaggataatgctttagagcccggaaaccatattgctacttcgatgtccagtgcgcttgacctttggaccccaaaatcgatagggaacatcttcatcccatgggtagtccatatatatgatatggtgacggtaggtggaaaggataatgctttagagcccagaaaccattgcgtctacagacggacggacggacagacaacctgattccagtataccccccccacaacttgttgcggggggtataataaatggTAATGCTATGTATTATTGCAAGAAGAGGACATATGGACTCGGAATTTTAAGTACAATAGGgacataactcccagaaaaagtattgaatcagaattttctgggaatatgcacatctacactaTGTGTTCTTAATAACTActaagtttcacgaaattctgttgagcagcctcagaggagttgcactgacaagaacaggacagacaggctcgaaattctaagttcaaaaggggcataactcccagaaaaagtattgaatcagaattttctgggaatatgcacatctacacagtgtgtccttgtTAACTataaagtttcacaaaattctgttgagcggtctcagaggagttgcgctaaCAATAAAGAGACTGACGGATGGAtggacgggtcaaaaacattataccctccacAATTTCGTTGCATGGGGTataaaaattcatgaaaaaccAACAGCTGAATTTTCTATGTCTACTGAGAGCTTACTTTCCCCGGATTCACAAAGATCTCCATCACCAGAGCACAGTTTTCTTTGCTGCGTTGTTCTAATGTTTCCATCAACTGTGGTAACTTGTCAAGAGCCTGgtaaactttgtaacagtcctAAAAGAAAGCCATATACAGTAAACACTGCATAATGAGTTGTAAAAGGGGCAATTCAagttaaatttattatataaaatttttgCACAAGAGCAAAactcatgtatatatatatatatatatatatatatatatatatatatatacactatataataagtttggccccgccctagggtcaaaacccctaccctggggatcatgaaatttacaattttggtagagaccttcctgctctacatcactatgcatttagtttttcttacatgtatgtggttcttgagatgaagatttttgaaaattggtcattttggggcagtttttgcaatgcccctaaggccccaggggtgccagaattctgaaatttacaatttatgttcctcttgttccaaatatgtttcataccaaatttgaaaagaattgaaatgatacaaaaaaatgtagttatcaagaagaagttaaaaagtctattgttcacacatttaataactgaccattttggccccaccctgataccaaaacccctaaaTCTggtatcatcaaatttacaattttggtaaaggactacctgttctttctaaatatttatttacttacaatttagtatcaatagcactaaagaagatgttatttaagtgttttacacataaacactatataacaagtttggccccgccctggggtcagaacccttaccccggggatcatgaaatttacaattttagcagtggccttcctgctctacatcactatgcatttagtttttcttacatgtgtgtggttcttgagaagaagatttttgaaaattaatcaatttttggcagtttttgcacCACCCCTAGGGctccaggggtgctggagtcctgaaatttacaatttatgtccctcttgtcccaatgatgtttcataccaaatttgaaaagaattggactggtagttattaagaagaagctaaaagtgttcaattgttaacgcacgacggacaacaaccaattgcaataggtcacctgagtttactcaggtgaccaaaaaacaaacaaacaaacaccccTCTAAtccaaaaaaacaacaagaggcccacaggcctaattggtcacctgaatactagtgaaaaagtatcattacttccatgggctatgaaatctagaaaaaatttcctcttctgaatatctaagctaaattctaatgttcagaaacagtataaaacaagaagtGTTCTTAatacttcactgccttcaaaagtgcatacactgatgaaagactttaagtaataggtgtattaacattaaaacatcaaaagatatgactaatttggactcatcctaaagtcataacactgggttgtgaaattcaccattttttgtacatccttttctgctattcctaagtatgcatttcgatcttatacagtatcagcaatcTTGcacatatatactatatatacaaagtttggccccaccctggggtcaaaacccttactctgggggaaaatcaagtttacaattttggaaaaagactacctgctctatccatttagtttcaatttagtatcaatagcactaaagaaaatgttatttaagtgttttacacataaacactatataacaagtttggccccaccctggggtcagaacccctaccccggggatcatgaaatttacaatttttggtacaaaccttcctgctctacatcactatgcatttagtttttcttacatgtgtgtggttcttgagatgaagatttttgaaaattggtcatttttgggcagtttttgcaatgcccctaaggccccaggggtgcaggaattctgaaatttacaatttatgttccctttcttccaaatatgtttcattccaaatttgaaaagaattggaatgatagttatcaagaagaagttaaaaatgtctattgttcacacatttaataactgaccattttggccccaccctgataacaaaacccctactcctgggatcatcaaatttatttggtaaaggactacctgttcttcctaaatatctattttcacataaacactatataacaagtttggccccgccctggggtcagaacccctatcccggggatcatgaaatttacaattttggtagagaccttcctgctctacattactatgcatttagtttttctcacatgtgtgtggtttttgagaagaagatttttgaaaattggtcatttttgggcaatttttgtcctgcccctaaggccccaggggtgcaggaatcctgaaatttacaatttatgtttcccttgtcccaatgatacttcatatcaaatttaaaaagaattggactggtagttattaaaaagaagttaaaaatgttcaattgttaacgcacgatgaaaaccaattgcaataggtcacccgagtttactcaggtgacctaaaaaaccaacaacaacaaaagaaaaaagaaacatagCATAACAATATGACATAATATTCATTAATGGTCTCAATCCTTTTTCctacataaatatatttcaaaatgagaAATATACTTTCATTTATCAGGAATCTATTACATCTCTCTCTCCACACAAACACAACAGCACAGCATGTTTTGCTTTCCCTGTTGACAAGCTTACCACACAAACACTTGCCCCCGTTAGACTGACCTAGATAAGAACGGATGTTTATCTCTGAGTGCTTATTCAGTAGGTCAAATACCTAGAAATTCCAAGTTTTAGAAATGCGTGGGacacattttaaaacttttttttaaacttttggTTTCGTACCGTAGGTCTAGGTGTTTTAAAGCTGCCTTTTGGTCGTCCTCTAGGACGCTTAGGTTTGGGCTCTGCATCTTCTGGCTACAAATGCACAAAGACAAATTCAATTCTTCACTGAACAAAGGAAAATTTGCTGCAGCAAGCAGCACAGCGTTGCTTGCTACACTGTTGCACAAGTCCAATGCACAAAATAGTTCTGTACCCAATATTAGTAAATTTCTTCAGAATACGAAAAATGAATCATTCAGTATACAAAGAATTAAGAAAAGAATATATCTCAAAAgatattaatcatttttattcattaattaGCTTGAAGATCAAGAGAAAATTATTTgaatgcagattttttttttttaatttgcgaAAGTTAAAATTCGTAAACAATTTATCACAACTAAATTGTGCAGATtatgatattttacaaataacgaaattaattctttttcaaatatcGGGTACATGGAAATCGAAATGCAAATGTGGCCACTCAACAAAGAGATAACATTGCGTTCAATGCAAATGTTGTTTTGGCTTGGCTCTCGTGTGTCTCCATGCCTTTGTTAGCAATAGCGGGATCACACACGTGACAAAGAAAATTCCCGGTCTTACCTCCTCTTTCTTTTCCTTTCGGGGTCTTCCTTGACCCTTCTTCTTGCGAGGCCTGCCTCTTGGTCCCTTGGGTTTCACCTCCTAAAACATGTACAATGAGAATATTCAGTGTCCTGTAAAACATGACTGCTGCATCAGGACATAGTAATTCTATAGGAGATTAAAGTTTGAAATGTCTCAATGTTGGAATGTCAAAGAAAAGATTTGCTTATTCACACCAAAGTGTGTCAACTGCTTCTAAATATGATGTCAGCGGTGTTGCACAAGATGTAAGagaatatttataaatgtaactATAATTCGTTTGAAGAAATCCTATAGGACAGTTAAAGTGGTGGATTCCTCTACCAAAACAGAGCTttgcttgaaaaaaaaagagaaaacatctaaaaaaaaaaaattttttttaaaaacaccccccccccccaatcaaaaacaagacaaaaaaaacaaaacaacaacaaagaaacatAGCATAACAATATGACATAATATTCATTAATGGTCTCAATCCTTTTTCctacataaatatattttaaaatgagaaATATACTTTCATTTATCAGGAATCTTTTACATCTCTCTCTCCACACAAACACAACAGCACAGCATGTTTTGCTTTCCCCGTTGACAAGCTTACCACACAAACACTTGCCCCCGTTAGACTGACCTAGATAAGAACGGATGTTTATCTCCGTATGCTTATTCAGTAGGTCAAATACCTAGAAATTCCAATTATTAGAAATGCGTGGGacacattttaaaactttttttaaactTTTGGTTTCGTACCATAGGTCTAGGTGTTTTAAAGCTGCCTTTTGGTCGTCCTCTAGGACGCTTAGGTTTGGGCTCTGCATCTTCTGGCTATAAATGCACAAAGACAAATTCAATTCTTCACTGAACAAAGGAAAATTTGCTGCAGCAAGCAGCACACCGTTGCTTGCTTCACTGTTGCACAAGTCCAATGCGAAAAATAGTTCTGTACCCAATATTAGTAAATTTCTTCAGAATACGAAAAATGAATCATTCAGTAtacaaaaaattaagaaaagaataTCTCTCAAAAgatattaatcatttttattcattaattaGCTTCACGATCGAGAGAAATTTATTTGaatcctgatttttttttttaatttgcgaaagttaaaattcataaacaatttaTCACAACTAAATTGTGCAGATtatgatattttacaaataacgaaattaattctttttcaaatatcGGGTACATGGAAATCGAAATGCAGATGTTGTACGGtacattgtacagcgcatagaaactatttgtaattttacgctttataaatgaataatataataataataataaaaaatgtgGCCACTCAACAAAGAGATAACATCGCGTTCAATGCAAATGTTGTTTTGACTTGGCTCTCGTGTCTCTCCATGCCTTCGTTGGCGATAGCGGGATCACACACGTGACAAAGAACATTCCTGGTCTTACCTCCTCTTTCTTTTCATTTCGGGGTCTTCCTCGACCCTTCTTCTTGCAAGGCCTGCCTCTTGGTCCCTTGGGTTTCACCTCCTAAAACATGTACAATGAGAATATTCAGTGTCCTGTAAAACATGGCTGTTGCATCAGGACATAGTAATTCTATAGGAgattaaaagattaaaatgTAAGAAGTGCAGTTTGAAATGTCTCATTGTTGGAATGTCAAAGAAAAGATTTGTTTATTCCACACCAAAGTGTGTCAACTGCTTCTAAATATGATGTCAGCGGTGTTGCACAAGATGTAAGAgaaaatttataaatgtaaCTATAATTCCTTTGAAGAAATCCTATAGGACAGTTAAAGTGGTGGATTATTCTACCAAAACAGAGCTttgcttgaaaaaaaaagaagagaaaacatctaaaagaaaaaaaaatcaaacaaacaaacaaacaccccCTAATCCAAAAACAAGAGCCCaaaggccacatcgctcacctgagtcaccttggctcatatttgaagattttccctatatatttgtatgcaaaacttcgatccccccttgtgaccccatcctacccctgggggccatgatttgaacaaactaaaatctgaaatattacagaaagctttcatgtaaatatcagcttttctggctcagtggttcttgagaagaagatttttaaagattttccttatatatttgtatgtaaaactttgatcccctattgtggccccatccaacacccgggggccatgatttgaacaaacttgaatctgcattatgtcaggaagctttcatgtaaatctcagcttttctggctcagtggttcttgagaagaagatttttcctatatatttgtatgtaaaactttgatcctctattgtggccccatccaacccccagaggccatgatttgaacaaacttgaatctgcattatgtcaggaagctttcatgtaaatttcagcttttctggctcagtggttcttgagaagaagatttttaaagatttttcctatatatttgcatgtaaaactttgatcccctattgtggtcccatccaaccctgggggccatgatttgaacaaacttgaatctgcattatgtcaggaagctttcatgtaaatctcagctttttggctcagtggctcttgagaagaagatttttaaagatttatcttatatatttgtatgtaaaactttgatcccctattgtggccccatccaactcccgggggccatgatttgaacaaacttgaatctgcattatgtcaggaagctttcatgtaaatctcagcttttctggctcagtggttcttaagaagaaaatatttaaagatttttcctatatatttgtatgtaacactttgattccctattgtggccccatccaaccctgggggccatgatttgaacaaacctgaatctgcacttggtcaggaagctttcatgtaaatttcagcttttttggcccagtggttctggagaagatttttaaatgaccccaccctatttttgcatttttgtgattatctcccctttgaaaggg belongs to Ostrea edulis chromosome 7, xbOstEdul1.1, whole genome shotgun sequence and includes:
- the LOC125653493 gene encoding uncharacterized protein LOC125653493 isoform X12 codes for the protein MKKMAAPIWITKISVNAFDQSMGGENNSKEEDTATDGPKKRCRGRPRKEKKEKPEDAEPKPKRPRGRPKGSFKTPRPMEVKPKGPRGRPCKKKGRGRPRNEKKEEPEDAEPKPKRPRGRPKGSFKTPRPMEVKPKGPRGRPRKKKGQGRPRKEKKEEPEDAEPKPKRPRGRPKGSFKTPRPTDCYKVYQALDKLPQLMETLEQRSKENCALVMEIFVNPGKEVKPKRPRGRPCKKRGRGRPRKEKKEEPEDAEPKPKRPRGRPKGSFKTPRPMEVKPKGPRGRPCKKRGRGRPRKEKKEEPEDAEPKPKRPRGRPKGSFKTPRPTPEDAEPKPKRPRGRPKGSFKTPRPMNYYVLMQQAIGRPRKTPSTPTKEEKKEK
- the LOC125653493 gene encoding proline-rich protein 2-like isoform X10, which encodes MKKMAAPIWITKISVNAFDQSMGGENNSKEEDTATDGPKKRCRGRPRKEKKEKPEDAEPKPKRPRGRPKGSFKTPRPMEVKPKGPRGRPCKKKGRGRPRNEKKEEPEDAEPKPKRPRGRPKGSFKTPRPMEVKPKGPRGRPRKKKGQGRPRKEKKEEPEDAEPKPKRPRGRPKGSFKTPRPTDCYKVYQALDKLPQLMETLEQRSKENCALVMEIFVNPGKEVKPKRPRGRPCKKRGRGRPRKEKKEEPEDAEPKPKRPRGRPKGSFKTPRPMEVKPKGPRGRPCKKRGRGRPRKEKKEEPEDAEPKPKRPRGRPKGSFKTPRPTPEDAEPKPKRPRGRPRGSFKTPRPTPEDAEPKPKRPRGRPKGSFKTPRPMNYYVLMQQAIGRPRKTPSTPTKEEKKEK
- the LOC125653493 gene encoding uncharacterized protein LOC125653493 isoform X4 produces the protein MKKMAAPIWITKISVNAFDQSMGGENNSKEEDTATDGPKKRCRGRPRKEKKEKPEDAEPKPKRPRGRPKGSFKTPRPMEVKPKGPRGRPCKKKGRGRPRNEKKEEPEDAEPKPKRPRGRPKGSFKTPRPMEVKPKGPRGRPRKKKGQGRPRKEKKEEPEDAEPKPKRPRGRPKGSFKTPRPTDCYKVYQALDKLPQLMETLEQRSKENCALVMEIFVNPGKEVKPKRPRGRPCKKRGRGRPRKEKKEEPEDAEPKPKRPRGRPKGSFKTPRPMEVKPKGPRGRPCKKRGRGRPRKEKKEEPEDAEPKPKRPRGRPKGSFKTPRPTDCYKVYQALDKLPQLMETLEQRSKENCALVMEIFVNPGKEVKPKGPRGRPCKKRGRERPRKEKKEEPEDAEPKPKRPRGRPKGSFKTPRPMNYYVLMQQAIGRPRKTPSTPTKEEKKEK
- the LOC125653493 gene encoding proline-rich protein 2-like isoform X1, which encodes MKKMAAPIWITKISVNAFDQSMGGENNSKEEDTATDGPKKRCRGRPRKEKKEKPEDAEPKPKRPRGRPKGSFKTPRPMEVKPKGPRGRPCKKKGRGRPRNEKKEEPEDAEPKPKRPRGRPKGSFKTPRPMEVKPKGPRGRPRKKKGQGRPRKEKKEEPEDAEPKPKRPRGRPKGSFKTPRPTDCYKVYQALDKLPQLMETLEQRSKENCALVMEIFVNPGKEVKPKRPRGRPCKKRGRGRPRKEKKEEPEDAEPKPKRPRGRPKGSFKTPRPMEVKPKGPRGRPCKKRGRGRPRKEKKEEPEDAEPKPKRPRGRPKGSFKTPRPTPEDAEPKPKRPRGRPRGSFKTPRPTDCYKVYQALDKLPQLMETLEQRSKENCALVMEIFVNPGKEVKPKGPRGRPCKKRGRERPRKEKKEEPEDAEPKPKRPRGRPKGSFKTPRPMNYYVLMQQAIGRPRKTPSTPTKEEKKEK
- the LOC125653493 gene encoding proline-rich protein 2-like isoform X3, whose product is MGGENNSKEEDTATDGPKKRCRGRPRKEKKEKPEDAEPKPKRPRGRPKGSFKTPRPMEVKPKGPRGRPCKKKGRGRPRNEKKEEPEDAEPKPKRPRGRPKGSFKTPRPMEVKPKGPRGRPRKKKGQGRPRKEKKEEPEDAEPKPKRPRGRPKGSFKTPRPTDCYKVYQALDKLPQLMETLEQRSKENCALVMEIFVNPGKEVKPKRPRGRPCKKRGRGRPRKEKKEEPEDAEPKPKRPRGRPKGSFKTPRPMEVKPKGPRGRPCKKRGRGRPRKEKKEEPEDAEPKPKRPRGRPKGSFKTPRPTPEDAEPKPKRPRGRPRGSFKTPRPTDCYKVYQALDKLPQLMETLEQRSKENCALVMEIFVNPGKEVKPKGPRGRPCKKRGRERPRKEKKEEPEDAEPKPKRPRGRPKGSFKTPRPMNYYVLMQQAIGRPRKTPSTPTKEEKKEK
- the LOC125653493 gene encoding proline-rich protein 2-like isoform X7 — encoded protein: MKKMAAPIWITKISVNAFDQSMGGENNSKEEDTATDGPKKRCRGRPRKEKKEKPEDAEPKPKRPRGRPKGSFKTPRPMEVKPKGPRGRPCKKKGRGRPRNEKKEEPEDAEPKPKRPRGRPKGSFKTPRPMEVKPKGPRGRPRKKKGQGRPRKEKKEEPEDAEPKPKRPRGRPKGSFKTPRPTDCYKVYQALDKLPQLMETLEQRSKENCALVMEIFVNPGKEVKPKRPRGRPCKKRGRGRPRKEKKEEPEDAEPKPKRPRGRPKGSFKTPRPMEVKPKGPRGRPCKKRGRGRPRKEKKEEPEDAEPKPKRPRGRPKGSFKTPRPTPEDAEPKPKRPRGRPRGSFKTPRPTEVKPKGPRGRPCKKRGRERPRKEKKEEPEDAEPKPKRPRGRPKGSFKTPRPMNYYVLMQQAIGRPRKTPSTPTKEEKKEK
- the LOC125653493 gene encoding uncharacterized protein LOC125653493 isoform X2, translating into MKKMAAPIWITKISVNAFDQSMGGENNSKEEDTATDGPKKRCRGRPRKEKKEKPEDAEPKPKRPRGRPKGSFKTPRPMEVKPKGPRGRPCKKKGRGRPRNEKKEEPEDAEPKPKRPRGRPKGSFKTPRPMEVKPKGPRGRPRKKKGQGRPRKEKKEEPEDAEPKPKRPRGRPKGSFKTPRPTDCYKVYQALDKLPQLMETLEQRSKENCALVMEIFVNPGKEVKPKRPRGRPCKKRGRGRPRKEKKEEPEDAEPKPKRPRGRPKGSFKTPRPMEVKPKGPRGRPCKKRGRGRPRKEKKEEPEDAEPKPKRPRGRPKGSFKTPRPTPEDAEPKPKRPRGRPRGSFKTPRPTDCYKVYQALDKLPQLMETLEQRSKENCALVMEIFVNPGKEVKPKGPRGRPCKKRGRERPRKEKKEEPEDAEPKPKRPRGRPKGSFKTPRPMTPSTPTKEEKKEK